ATAGCTTTTTCTACAGCACAGAAAGTACAATTTCTGGTACAAACTTCTCCCAGAATCATGAAAGTAGCTGTTCCTCTTTCGAAACATTCTCCCTGATTCGGGCATTTAGCACTTTCACAAACTGTGTGTAACTTATATTTTCTTAAATTATGTATAATTTCCTGCGCTTTTCTGGCTCCCAATTTTTGCGATTTCAGCCAGGCAGGTTTTCTTAATTCACTCATATAATTATTCTAACTATATTTACATATTCTGCAAATTTTCTTTATCACAAATTTTCTCAAATTTTCAATTGACTCATTCTAATTTTTTCTTACATTTTGTGAATAGCTAATTTTTCCAGATCTTCGATGGATTCCATAACTGCTTCAGACAGAGTGGGATGAGCAAAAACTATTTTCTTCACATCCGCGATAGTAGCATTTGAACCGATCAAAATTCCTCCCTGTGCGATCAATTCGGTTGCTTGCGGTCCGATGATGTGCATTCCAACCAGTTGATGGTTTTTTTTGTCTGCAATGGTTTTTACAAAGCCAAAAGTGCTTCCCGATCCCAAAGCTTTGCCGTTGGCGGTGAAGGGAAATTTTCCAACTAAAATTTCTTCATATTTTTCTTTTGCCTCATCTTCAGTAAAACCAACCGAACCAATTTCCGGATTGGTAAAAGTACAGGCTGGAATCTTGTTATAATCCAAATCCAGAATCTCTTCATTGGCAGAATTAATTTCATTATGCAAAAGATCAGCAACGATCAAACCCTGCTTGCTGGCAGTGTGAGCCAGCATCAATTTGCCTGTAACATCACCGATCGCAAAAACGTTTTTTAGGTTTGTATGGAAGTAATTGTCGATGTAGATGAAACCATTTTCCTGATCCAAACTACAATTTTCAAATTTTAAATCGCAAACTGGAGCTCTGCCAACGCTGACTAAAACTTTTTCAGTTTCTATTTCTTTGCCGTTAGAAAGCTTAAGAATTATCTTTTCACCATCTTTTTCGTAATCTTCTACTGCTGTCTTCAAATGAACTTTTATTCCGGATCTTTTTAATGCCATCGCCAGCCGTTTGGAAATCTCTATATCCTCCATAGAAACCAGATTTGGCAGGAATTCTACAATCTCAACTTCCACGCCGAATTTATTGTAAATAGAGGCAAATTCGCAACCTACAACTCCACCACCAACAACGACTAATTTTTTCGGTAATTCCTGCAGAGAAAGCAGATCTTTTGATGACAGAATTTTTTCGCCATCGAATTTGAGAAAAGGCAGCTCTTTTGGTTTCGAACCGGTAGCAAGAACTATGAAATCTGCTTCGTACTGGTTTTGATCGGTGATGATTTTATATTTTTCATCTGTCTTAATTATTTTCGTTACAACTTCTTTCAGATTGGGAATTTTTCTTTTCTGGAACATGAATTCCACACCAGAAACAAGCTGTTCAACGACTTTATTTTTGCGTTCCCAAATTTTATCGTATTCTACTTTTGCCGATTTCACGGAAAGACCAAAATTCTCTGCTTCCTTTATCTCAGCAAAAAGTTCTGCGACTTTTACATAAGATTTTGTGGGAATACAGCCCCAATTCAGGCAAACGCCACCCAATCTTTCTTTTTCGAAAACCATTGTATCAATTCCGTATTGCTGCAGTCTGATAGCTGTAACATAACCACCGGGACCACCACCGATAATTGCAACTTTTTTCATTCTCGTTTTATCTCCTGAAATTAGCTATTTTGTAGACAGACACTTCTATTCTTTTCGACGTAGATGGCTATTCAAAATGCCTTTGGATTTGCGGTATTTTGCCACAACTCTGCGGGAAACATTTATGCCATCTTCTTTTAATCTGTCGGCTATATCCTGATCGCTGAGAGGGTTGTGTGGATCTTCCGCATCGATCATTTTTTTTATCTGAATTTCCACACTGTGGCGCGAAACAGAATTGTATTTATCATCCTTTCCTGCTTTACTTGTAAAGAAATCTTTTAAACACATAATTCCAAAAGGAGTATCTGCATATTTTTCTCTTACAACGCGGGAAATTGTCGATTCATTTACCTGAAGCTCTTCCGCTATTACCGAATAAGTTAGTGGATTTAACACTCCAGTTTCTTCGAAGAAAAAGCCCGGTTGGTTGTTAATTATAGACCGCATAACTCTTTCCAAAGTTCTACTTCGAAGGTAAACAGATTTTATCAGAAATTTTGCTGAATTTATTTTATTCCGAACATACTCTACAGCCTGCTTATCTTTTTTTACACCGGCAAGAATGCTTTTATAGCGCCTGCTCATGCGTATTTTGGGAAAGTAGAAATCATTGATTATGATCTCATATTCATTTCCGATCTTCTTTAAAATTATATCCGGTGTTACATATTTATCATTGTTGTTTTGAATTCTGAGCCCGGGCTTGGGATCAAGTTTCGCGATCACATCTTTCCAACTATAAATCACTTTTATATTCACACCGAATATCGAAGCAATTTTTTTGTGTCTTTTGTGAATAAGATCTTCGAAATGATCTTCTATCAGTTTTACGATCTGATGATTTTCTTCCGAATCTTCCAGCTGAGCTAATAAACATTCCTGAATATTTCTTGCTGTTATTCCCGATGGTGATAGATGAAGGATCATCTGATGAATTTCATTCGATCTTTCATAATCGATACCATATTCATCACCCAAGCTTTCCAGTATGAAGCCCTTGGGTAAATAACCGTGGGCATTGGAACTTTCTACCAATTCATAGGCAAAATCGTATTCAGATTGACTCAAATCAAGTTTTTCCAGTTGTTCCAGGAAGGTTGATCTTTTATCTTCCACCGTTTTCAGCATTTGATCAAAATCTGCACCTTCTGAAGAAGCTACTTTACCACCACCTGAAGATTCGTAATAATATTCGTTGAAGTTATCCAGAATTTCGCTTAATTCTTTTGTCTCTTCCAAAGTTTTCTGCAATTCAGGGTCGTCGGAGAGATCATCGAGTTCCTTTTCCTGTTTCTCTTCTTTTTCTTCCTGTTGGTTTTCTTCGTCTTCTTCTGGTTTTCTATCCAAAAGCTCCAGCATCGGATTCGTGATCATTTCCTGTTTAAGATGCGTTTCCAGCTGCATTAAAGGCATAGCCAGCATTTCGAGTGACTGCAGCATCTTAGGCTTTAGCAATAGACTTTGGGTTTGTTTTTGATATAATGTCTGTCGAAGCTTACTCATGATAATTTCCCAACCAAAATTTATTCATAATGAAATGGATTGATAAATCTTTCGCCCAGATAAACTTCGCGTGCTCTTTCATTATTCACCAATTCCCGGGAAGTTCCGGAAAATAGAATTTCACCATTGAACACGATGTAAGCTCTATCTGTTATCTTCAAAGTTTCCTGAACATTGTGATCCGTGATAAGGACTCCAATATTTTTTTCTTTCAATTTTCCAATAATATCTTGAATATCTGCAACCGCTAAAGGATCAACACCTGCGAATGGTTCATCCATCAACAAAAAAGAAGGTGATGTGACTAAAGAACGAGTAATTTCCAGTTTGCGTCTTTCACCTCCGGAAAGTGTGTAGGCTTTTTGTTTGGCAAGTTTGGTTAAGCTAAGTTCTTCCAAATGTTCTTCTAATCTTCGTTTACGTTCAGTTTTATTGATCTTCAAAGTTTCCAGGATCGCCATAATATTCTGTTCAACCGTAAGTTTATGAAAGATAGAAGGTTCCTGTGCTAAATATCCTATCCCCAGTTCTGCACGCTTGTACATTGGAAGTTTGGTGATATCTTTATCATCGAAGAATACGTGGCCTTCGTTGGCTTTTATCAGACCTAAGATCATATAAAAAGTTGTGGATTTACCAGCACCGTTAGGACCAAGAATGCCCACAACTTCACCTTGATGTATGTTTATGCTTATATTGTTTACAACCTTTCTTTTGCCATAAATTTTAACTAGATTCTTCGTTTCTATTTTATTCATATCCACCTGAAAAGCACATCTTCTCTCTCATAAATTCTAATTTAATTTTTATTAAAAGATAGGATTGTGTCAAGCTATTGTTATTATGAAATTGCGATTTGGCATAGATAATGCATATAAGTTTGGAAAATAGCGGAAGTTGGAAATCAGAAATAATTTTTGGCCCAAATAAAGAAAATTCTTAAATTTGACTATCCCCAAGGCAGAGCAGCGAGGAGTTCTGAGATTTAAACACATGAATCTGGATCACTTATCAATCAACAATTTTTAACTTTTCCTAAATCTAATTCGATAAAATAGTTTATATCAAAAAATGTCAATTTTTAATGCAAAAATCAGCTCCTAAATGCAGATAAAATAATGGTGCTGGAAAGAGGATTCGAACCTCCGACCTACTGATTACGAATCAGTTGCTCTACCAACTGAGCTATCCCAGCACTTGTTGCACAAAATTTTATCTATTATTTCGGTCAAGTTCAAATGTGCCAATAATGAACATATTTTGCGAAATCATTGACGTTATTTTATATGATTCAAGATTTCGAATCATGAAAAAAATGAACAATTTACAAGCAATTTTGTGGGATTTCGATGGAACTTTAGTAGACTCCACTCAAAAAAATCATAACGTGACGAAAAGGATATTATCAGAATTTGAGAATTCGATGAAATTTTCAAATCTTAATCTAAATCAATATTTGCTGGCACTCTCGAAGAGCAAAAACTGGTATGAATTATACATGAATCATTTTGGTTTATCCGAAATTGAAACTGTGAAAGCCGGTAAACTTTGGAGTAAATATCAATTGGAAGATGATACACCAGTAAATATATTTGATGGTTTAATAGATGTCTTAGAAACTTCACAAAGCATAAAACATGGCATAGTTTCTCAAAATTCAAAAGATAATATAAAGAAATTATTGATAGAATTACAGTTAGACAGATATTTCCAAGCAATAATCGGTTATGAAGAAGTTGAACTTGATCATCAGAAACCTCATCCAGAGGGAATTTTGAATTGTTTAGATGAAATGAGTGTAACATCGGGAAAAGTTGTTTATATTGGTGATAATGAAACCGATATTTACACGGCTATAAATGCAGATAAAAAACTTAGAGAAATTAAAATTTGCACAATAGGAGTTGATTTTGAGAATGAGAGAAATCGGAAACATTGGAAAATTCAGCCTGATTTTATTATCAATAATTTTAGAGATTTGTCCAGATTATTTTGAGGTAAGTAATGAGTAAAGCATCTTTAGCTGTCAAACTACATGATGATGGGTTTTCCTGTTCTCAAGCTGTATTTTCAGTTTTTGCAGAGGAACTTGGATTATCCACCGAAATCACTCATAAGATTGCATCAGCTTTTGGTGGAGGAATGGCTGGAAGCGGTGAAACTTGTGGAGCTGTATCAGGGGCGTTAATGGTTTTGGGTTTGAAATTTGGCAGGACACAACCTGACGATCTTGCATCTAAAGAAAAAACAAATGAGCTCAGTAACATCTTTTTTGAAAAGTTTAAAGCTAAACATCACTCACTGCTTTGCCGAGACCTGAGATTGGAAGATAGATCAACAGCGGTCCAAAAGAAATTGGCACATGAAACTTGCAGTGAATTTATAAAAGATGCTGTATTAATTCTGGAAGATATTATTGCAAAAAATCCAAATAAAGAAAATTCTTAAATTGGCCTGTCCCCAAGGCAGAGCAGCCAGGAATTCTTTCGATTAAATAATTCGTAATCCCTTTGTGGAAAAAGCGTTTAAACTAAGATCGGCAAAATCATTGCTTTCTAATTTGGGTATAGCTGCAGCACCGATCATCGCTGCATTATCCATACAATACTGCATAGCAGGAAAATAAATATTCACTTCAATCTTATGAGCTTCTTTAAACATTTCGCTACGAAGTAAGCTGTTAGCAGAAACTCCACCGGCAACAATGATATTTTTCTTTTTGTTTTTCTTAGCATAATTTATCGTTTTACTTACCAGGCTATCAATAATAGCTTGCTGCACTGATGCTGTAATATCTGGTAAATGCCTGGTAATAAATGGTTTGTCGTGATTCTCCAGATAATTTCTAACCGCAGTTTTAAAACCGCTGAAGCTGAAATCAAAATTATCTTTCTGTTGCATTGCTCTGGGAAAATCAGCAAATTTCGGATCTCCATCTTTAGCAATTCTATCGATGATAGGACCACCAGGATAACCAAGACCAAGCAATTTAGCAACCTTGTCGAAAGCTTCTCCAGCAGCATCATCACGCGTTCTTCCTACAATCGTAAATTCTTCTTCAGTTGTAAAATCTACCAATTCTGTGTGACCTCCCGAGACAACCAAAGCAAGATATGGAGGTTGCAAATTTGGATTTTCTATTTTATTGGCAAAAACATGACCCAGCATATGATTTACAGCAAGCAAAGGTTTATTCAAGCTGTAAGCCAAACTTTTGGCAAATGAAACACCAACCAGCAGAGCTCCGATCAATCCAGGATTTATGGAGACTGCAACCGCGTCTATTTCATCAAAAGTAATATTAGCCTTCTGCAATGCCAGTTCAGTTATTCTCATCACATTTTTCAGATGTAAACGAGAAGCTAATTCAGGAACAACACCACCAAAATCTTCGTGAGTAGTTTGAGAAGAAATTACATTGGAATGGACGTGATAATCGGAATCTATGACTGCTACAGATGTATCATCGCAAGAAGTCTCAAAGGCCAGAATCTTCTTCATTGAGTATAACTTGAATCCTTTGTGGTGTGTATTCTACCAATTTAACTCCAGAAGGAAGGTCGAACTTAACTCCTGTGAAACCTCTATGAATGCTGTTTAGATCAAGATTAGCTTCAATTGAATAATTTTTCAATTCTTCAACGATCTCTTCAGGTCCGCTTACCATAGCAGAAACTTTTTGTGGTATAATCGTTATATTTTCCGTTTCAGGAAATTTAATTGGAATTAGAGAAATGGTTTTGTTTACAATTTTCGTTTGAGTTACATTATAGACAACTTTATCCTTCTCTAACTGAACTTCGGGATTGGGAATTATCAGATTTGCTGTAACTTTGCCATCAGCTATCATTTTCCTATCTATTGGTTCTGTTTTTACATATTCGATCTCATTCAAGATTTCAAGTGGTCCACTTACCAAAACTCTCTGCCTTTCATTTGATATCTTATTCTCAATAAAAAATTCTTCATCGTCGGAAGAAGCAAAATCAATCTGAATCAATTTATGTTTTTCTGCCAGTTTATCCAAATTGATATAAAGATCATCATCATAATCTATATCCAAAACTTCCAGATTAATTCTTTTTGGATAGGTCAAATCTTTCTCATTAAGTTTTATCAGATTCCTTCCGTATTTATATTTCGAAGCATTTATCTGAAAACTGAAAGCTGAAAGTTTAGCAGTTATTATTTCATAGCCTTTGGCACGAATAGAAACAGTTATCTCGGGTAACTCAACTTGCTCCAAAGTAAAATCGGCACTAAGATTTTGCAAAATAATGGGAACTTGAATATCGATTTCGTGAACTTTTTGGAGAACTTGCTGCAGCCATAGCAGAACTGCTATCAGTATAACCAGGATCTTAATTACCAGATTTTTTCTCATAATTTATCCTGTAAATTTGTTAACGGTCGATGATTCTGTAAAGTCTCTCTCCCATCTCCGAAACTTTTTCATTCTCGTCTTTACACCAATCCTGAATAGTCTGTTCTGTAAGAATAACGAAGTCTTCCCGATGACCGTGACGATTTTTTTGAACAACGATATTCGCCAGTTTTTTCATCGACACCCAGATAGTTTTAATTCTTGATTCTTCAGCTTCTGCCAGCCATTCTCTGATATAGGGAAAAACAATTATCGGACTGATCTTTGCAACAGTAGACAGAACATGAGTTATCTTCTTCTGAACTTCCATAGTGTCATCATCGATAGCTTTGCCCACAAAATCCATGATAAAGGTTGGGTCGGAATTGGCAATATGTTCCAAGCCATGAAATGAAAGAGCTCGTTTTTGATAATGTTCCGAATTGATCCAATCTGTCATCTTCTTTTTCATCATTTCCGGAAAACGTTTCCAAAGATCGTTTATCACGGTTTCTACTTCCCATGGTACAGAATCAAATGCTTCTTCTATAATTTCCAAAAGTTTATTTTCATCTTCATAATAATGATTGTATAATA
This Candidatus Cloacimonadota bacterium DNA region includes the following protein-coding sequences:
- a CDS encoding DNA alkylation repair protein; translation: MNEIGRLDSDDKRKLLSEIDEIFKLLDKNKIRAAEKRIMVISKTPNYFVREFLGKRLYKYEGKEKMLKIANKMLKHKIYGVRATALFLLYNHYYEDENKLLEIIEEAFDSVPWEVETVINDLWKRFPEMMKKKMTDWINSEHYQKRALSFHGLEHIANSDPTFIMDFVGKAIDDDTMEVQKKITHVLSTVAKISPIIVFPYIREWLAEAEESRIKTIWVSMKKLANIVVQKNRHGHREDFVILTEQTIQDWCKDENEKVSEMGERLYRIIDR
- the lpdA gene encoding dihydrolipoyl dehydrogenase; translation: MKKVAIIGGGPGGYVTAIRLQQYGIDTMVFEKERLGGVCLNWGCIPTKSYVKVAELFAEIKEAENFGLSVKSAKVEYDKIWERKNKVVEQLVSGVEFMFQKRKIPNLKEVVTKIIKTDEKYKIITDQNQYEADFIVLATGSKPKELPFLKFDGEKILSSKDLLSLQELPKKLVVVGGGVVGCEFASIYNKFGVEVEIVEFLPNLVSMEDIEISKRLAMALKRSGIKVHLKTAVEDYEKDGEKIILKLSNGKEIETEKVLVSVGRAPVCDLKFENCSLDQENGFIYIDNYFHTNLKNVFAIGDVTGKLMLAHTASKQGLIVADLLHNEINSANEEILDLDYNKIPACTFTNPEIGSVGFTEDEAKEKYEEILVGKFPFTANGKALGSGSTFGFVKTIADKKNHQLVGMHIIGPQATELIAQGGILIGSNATIADVKKIVFAHPTLSEAVMESIEDLEKLAIHKM
- a CDS encoding C-GCAxxG-C-C family protein, which produces MSKASLAVKLHDDGFSCSQAVFSVFAEELGLSTEITHKIASAFGGGMAGSGETCGAVSGALMVLGLKFGRTQPDDLASKEKTNELSNIFFEKFKAKHHSLLCRDLRLEDRSTAVQKKLAHETCSEFIKDAVLILEDIIAKNPNKENS
- the tsaD gene encoding tRNA (adenosine(37)-N6)-threonylcarbamoyltransferase complex transferase subunit TsaD, which encodes MKKILAFETSCDDTSVAVIDSDYHVHSNVISSQTTHEDFGGVVPELASRLHLKNVMRITELALQKANITFDEIDAVAVSINPGLIGALLVGVSFAKSLAYSLNKPLLAVNHMLGHVFANKIENPNLQPPYLALVVSGGHTELVDFTTEEEFTIVGRTRDDAAGEAFDKVAKLLGLGYPGGPIIDRIAKDGDPKFADFPRAMQQKDNFDFSFSGFKTAVRNYLENHDKPFITRHLPDITASVQQAIIDSLVSKTINYAKKNKKKNIIVAGGVSANSLLRSEMFKEAHKIEVNIYFPAMQYCMDNAAMIGAAAIPKLESNDFADLSLNAFSTKGLRII
- a CDS encoding HAD family hydrolase, producing the protein MKKMNNLQAILWDFDGTLVDSTQKNHNVTKRILSEFENSMKFSNLNLNQYLLALSKSKNWYELYMNHFGLSEIETVKAGKLWSKYQLEDDTPVNIFDGLIDVLETSQSIKHGIVSQNSKDNIKKLLIELQLDRYFQAIIGYEEVELDHQKPHPEGILNCLDEMSVTSGKVVYIGDNETDIYTAINADKKLREIKICTIGVDFENERNRKHWKIQPDFIINNFRDLSRLF
- the rpoN gene encoding RNA polymerase factor sigma-54, producing MSKLRQTLYQKQTQSLLLKPKMLQSLEMLAMPLMQLETHLKQEMITNPMLELLDRKPEEDEENQQEEKEEKQEKELDDLSDDPELQKTLEETKELSEILDNFNEYYYESSGGGKVASSEGADFDQMLKTVEDKRSTFLEQLEKLDLSQSEYDFAYELVESSNAHGYLPKGFILESLGDEYGIDYERSNEIHQMILHLSPSGITARNIQECLLAQLEDSEENHQIVKLIEDHFEDLIHKRHKKIASIFGVNIKVIYSWKDVIAKLDPKPGLRIQNNNDKYVTPDIILKKIGNEYEIIINDFYFPKIRMSRRYKSILAGVKKDKQAVEYVRNKINSAKFLIKSVYLRSRTLERVMRSIINNQPGFFFEETGVLNPLTYSVIAEELQVNESTISRVVREKYADTPFGIMCLKDFFTSKAGKDDKYNSVSRHSVEIQIKKMIDAEDPHNPLSDQDIADRLKEDGINVSRRVVAKYRKSKGILNSHLRRKE
- the lptB gene encoding LPS export ABC transporter ATP-binding protein; translation: MNKIETKNLVKIYGKRKVVNNISINIHQGEVVGILGPNGAGKSTTFYMILGLIKANEGHVFFDDKDITKLPMYKRAELGIGYLAQEPSIFHKLTVEQNIMAILETLKINKTERKRRLEEHLEELSLTKLAKQKAYTLSGGERRKLEITRSLVTSPSFLLMDEPFAGVDPLAVADIQDIIGKLKEKNIGVLITDHNVQETLKITDRAYIVFNGEILFSGTSRELVNNERAREVYLGERFINPFHYE